From the genome of Streptomyces sp. V1I1, one region includes:
- a CDS encoding glycosyl hydrolase: protein MPATRTRPAAALVLVSALAAFGLGPAATPAAAATVPVGSGSYSDTRPAGTSGPTTNTGAPVTPKVTPAAKDKPVPTNDWWSSLAFQRYGDNPYSTPMYGHPLTYQATAGGLEVGYPTTPAVVGEGRQYEYAHKRDLTLGLTGLNSPDTKADDWSDWTVTPYWSDGARTLRTTIGHGLPFVYAKGSGGNAEITTAAAPAVFADQGNVLGITVAGHHYALFAPSGSDWTVSGSTITAGLGAKDYFSLAVLPSADALATYKKYAYSFVTGSKATWSYAGGTVQTTYSLTTEAKEGTERGTLQALYRHQWLHSTDPLTAYTYVSPRGTMKVREAASFTTSQKASAVLPGLPKSNGVDQARLKGYLDQVANDPDPFKGYTDTYWTGKVLGQLAQLVPAADQIGETATRDKLLGLIKGRLQDWFTAGGANEFSYDKAWKTLTGYPASYGSDTELNDHHFHYSYYVYAAAVVAQYDQAWAADSAWGGMVKTLVRDAANSSRTDTAFPFLRGFDVYAGHSWASGHQGFAAGNNQESSSESTNLSAGLVLWGSATGDTALRDLGTYLLTTESEAIAQYWFDADEQVFPSSFGHDTAGMVWGSGAAYATWWTANPEEIHGINVLPVTGGSLHLGGEKAAIRRNIAEMERENGGPAVEWRDILWEFQSLADPAAAKAKWDAGNAGYTPEQGESKAHTYHWISTLDALGAPDATVTGDIPSSAVFTKGTVRTYAAHNYGATARTVAFSDGKTLTVPARSTATGTGTGGGDPDPDPDPEPPTGNTFQLRTGGVLTTASGGTAGSDTIASAAGGNYDGTPHQPLVYEIRHVNGTPTPGAATAFRLQLDAGTTVGLGQQARISYDFTGDGTFDRTETYHYFATDPVAGWEEYAQSRGLKASTGTVGDLKGGTVRLEVWSAIGNGTAKLQTGTDKSVVVIPFS, encoded by the coding sequence ATGCCAGCCACCCGCACCAGACCAGCTGCCGCGCTGGTCCTGGTCTCAGCCCTGGCCGCCTTCGGCCTGGGCCCGGCCGCCACTCCGGCGGCGGCCGCCACCGTCCCCGTAGGCTCTGGCAGCTACTCCGACACCCGCCCCGCAGGGACGTCGGGCCCGACCACCAACACCGGCGCGCCGGTCACTCCCAAGGTCACCCCCGCCGCGAAGGACAAGCCCGTCCCCACCAACGACTGGTGGTCGTCCCTCGCCTTCCAGCGGTACGGCGACAACCCGTACTCCACCCCCATGTACGGCCACCCGCTCACCTACCAGGCCACGGCCGGCGGACTCGAAGTCGGCTACCCCACAACGCCTGCGGTCGTCGGCGAGGGCCGCCAGTACGAGTACGCCCACAAGCGCGACCTCACCCTCGGCCTCACGGGTCTCAACTCACCGGACACCAAGGCCGACGACTGGTCCGACTGGACGGTGACCCCCTACTGGTCGGACGGCGCACGCACACTGCGCACCACCATCGGCCATGGCCTGCCGTTCGTATACGCCAAGGGCTCCGGCGGCAACGCCGAGATCACCACTGCCGCCGCGCCCGCCGTCTTCGCCGACCAGGGCAATGTCCTCGGTATCACCGTCGCTGGCCACCACTACGCCCTCTTCGCGCCCAGTGGCAGCGACTGGACGGTCTCCGGCTCGACCATCACCGCGGGCCTCGGCGCCAAGGACTACTTCTCGCTCGCCGTACTGCCCTCCGCCGACGCGCTTGCGACGTACAAGAAGTACGCGTACAGCTTCGTCACCGGCTCCAAGGCGACCTGGAGTTACGCCGGCGGCACCGTGCAGACCACCTACAGCCTGACCACCGAGGCCAAGGAGGGCACCGAACGCGGCACGCTCCAGGCCCTCTACCGCCATCAGTGGCTGCACAGCACCGACCCGCTCACCGCCTACACGTACGTCTCACCGCGCGGCACCATGAAGGTCCGCGAGGCGGCCTCCTTCACCACCAGCCAGAAGGCGTCCGCGGTGCTGCCCGGGCTGCCGAAGTCGAACGGCGTCGACCAGGCCCGGCTCAAGGGCTATCTCGACCAGGTCGCGAACGACCCGGACCCCTTCAAGGGCTACACGGACACCTACTGGACCGGGAAGGTGCTGGGGCAGCTCGCCCAACTGGTGCCCGCTGCCGACCAGATCGGCGAGACGGCCACCCGCGACAAGCTTCTCGGTCTGATCAAGGGCCGTCTGCAGGACTGGTTCACGGCGGGGGGCGCGAACGAGTTCTCGTACGACAAGGCATGGAAGACGCTCACCGGCTACCCCGCCTCGTACGGCAGCGACACCGAACTCAACGACCACCACTTCCACTACAGCTACTACGTCTACGCGGCCGCCGTCGTCGCCCAGTACGACCAGGCCTGGGCCGCCGACTCCGCCTGGGGCGGCATGGTCAAGACCCTGGTACGGGACGCGGCCAACTCCAGCCGCACCGACACCGCCTTCCCCTTCCTGCGCGGCTTCGACGTGTACGCGGGTCACAGCTGGGCCTCCGGGCACCAGGGATTCGCCGCGGGCAACAACCAGGAGTCGTCGTCGGAGTCCACCAACCTCAGCGCGGGCCTCGTGCTGTGGGGCTCGGCGACCGGCGACACCGCGCTGCGCGACCTCGGGACGTATCTGCTGACCACCGAGTCGGAGGCGATTGCCCAGTACTGGTTCGACGCCGACGAGCAGGTCTTCCCGTCCTCCTTCGGCCATGACACGGCCGGCATGGTCTGGGGCAGCGGCGCGGCGTACGCCACCTGGTGGACCGCCAACCCGGAGGAGATCCACGGCATCAACGTCCTTCCGGTAACGGGTGGTTCACTCCACCTGGGCGGGGAGAAGGCCGCGATCCGGCGCAACATCGCCGAGATGGAACGGGAGAACGGTGGCCCGGCCGTCGAATGGCGCGACATCCTCTGGGAGTTCCAGTCGCTCGCTGACCCGGCGGCGGCGAAGGCCAAGTGGGACGCGGGCAACGCGGGCTACACCCCCGAACAGGGCGAGTCCAAGGCGCACACCTACCACTGGATCAGCACGCTCGACGCGCTCGGCGCCCCCGACGCGACGGTGACCGGGGACATTCCGAGCTCCGCGGTCTTCACCAAGGGGACGGTACGGACCTACGCCGCGCACAACTACGGCGCCACGGCCCGTACGGTGGCCTTCTCCGACGGAAAGACGCTCACCGTCCCGGCGCGCTCGACGGCGACCGGCACGGGGACCGGGGGAGGCGACCCGGACCCGGATCCTGATCCGGAGCCGCCCACGGGCAACACCTTCCAGCTCCGTACGGGAGGGGTGCTCACCACCGCTTCGGGCGGTACGGCGGGCAGTGACACGATCGCCTCGGCGGCCGGTGGCAACTACGACGGCACCCCGCACCAGCCCCTCGTCTACGAGATCAGACACGTCAACGGCACACCCACCCCGGGCGCCGCGACCGCGTTCCGCCTTCAGCTGGACGCGGGCACCACCGTCGGCCTCGGCCAGCAGGCCCGTATCAGCTACGACTTCACGGGCGACGGCACCTTCGACCGGACCGAGACCTACCACTACTTCGCGACCGACCCGGTGGCGGGCTGGGAGGAGTACGCACAGTCACGCGGCCTGAAGGCGTCGACCGGAACCGTCGGCGATCTCAAGGGCGGCACCGTACGACTGGAGGTGTGGAGCGCCATCGGCAATGGCACCGCGAAGCTCCAGACCGGCACGGACAAGTCGGTGGTCGTGATCCCCTTCAGCTGA
- a CDS encoding ABC transporter substrate-binding protein yields the protein MPIARAAKRATVRLGAVALAGALLAACGSGSSDGASDSAGGKVTLTVDLFGSFGYKEAGLYAEYEKLHPNIKIKQSDTEDEQDYWKSLQTRLAGGGGLADVQGIEVGRIAAVTQQQADKFEDLKKYGADKLKDQFAEAKWSAATGKDGQILGLGTDVGPEAMCYRTDLFKQAGLPTDRAQLAAKWSTWDGYLALGKEYKKKAPAKSAWVDSVGSLYAIMVGQQKERYYDASGKLIYEDNPAIKAAWDASTEAAQSGLSAKLDQWSPQWNQAFSAGSFATMPCPAWMLGYIKGQAGDAGKGKWDIAKLPEGAGNWGGSYLSIPRAAKHKKEAYELIQWLTAPEQQAKLFTKQGNFPSSTGAIAKVAAAKDPYFSDAPIGQIFGDAAKAAPVQVLGVHDKSVADQITNALSEVERKGTSPDKAWSTAKKNVENATG from the coding sequence ATGCCCATCGCCCGAGCCGCCAAAAGGGCCACCGTCCGCCTGGGTGCGGTCGCGCTCGCCGGGGCACTGCTCGCCGCCTGTGGATCCGGATCGTCGGACGGCGCATCCGACAGTGCGGGCGGCAAGGTCACGCTCACCGTCGACCTCTTCGGATCCTTCGGCTACAAGGAGGCCGGGCTCTACGCGGAGTACGAGAAGCTCCACCCGAACATCAAGATCAAGCAGAGCGACACCGAGGACGAGCAGGACTACTGGAAGTCGCTGCAGACCCGCCTCGCCGGCGGTGGTGGCCTCGCTGATGTGCAGGGAATCGAGGTGGGCCGGATCGCCGCCGTCACCCAGCAGCAGGCCGACAAGTTCGAGGACCTGAAGAAGTACGGCGCCGACAAGCTCAAGGACCAGTTCGCCGAGGCCAAGTGGTCGGCGGCCACCGGCAAGGACGGCCAGATCCTGGGCCTGGGCACGGATGTCGGCCCGGAGGCCATGTGCTACCGCACCGACCTCTTCAAGCAGGCCGGTCTGCCCACCGACCGCGCTCAGCTGGCCGCCAAGTGGTCCACCTGGGACGGCTATCTGGCGCTCGGTAAGGAGTACAAGAAGAAGGCCCCGGCCAAGAGCGCCTGGGTGGACAGCGTCGGCAGCCTCTACGCGATCATGGTCGGCCAGCAGAAGGAGCGGTACTACGACGCCTCCGGAAAGCTGATCTACGAGGACAACCCGGCGATCAAGGCTGCCTGGGACGCCTCCACCGAGGCGGCGCAGTCAGGTCTGAGCGCCAAGCTCGACCAGTGGTCGCCGCAGTGGAACCAGGCGTTCTCGGCCGGCTCCTTCGCCACCATGCCCTGCCCCGCCTGGATGCTCGGCTACATCAAGGGCCAGGCCGGTGACGCGGGCAAGGGCAAGTGGGACATCGCCAAGCTGCCCGAAGGCGCCGGCAACTGGGGCGGCTCGTATCTCTCGATCCCGCGGGCGGCCAAGCACAAGAAGGAGGCGTACGAGCTGATCCAGTGGCTCACCGCCCCGGAGCAGCAGGCCAAGCTCTTCACCAAGCAGGGCAACTTCCCCTCCTCGACCGGCGCCATCGCCAAGGTCGCGGCGGCCAAGGACCCGTACTTCTCCGACGCCCCGATCGGCCAGATCTTCGGTGACGCCGCCAAGGCCGCGCCGGTCCAGGTGCTCGGCGTCCACGACAAGAGCGTGGCCGACCAGATCACCAACGCGCTGAGCGAGGTGGAGCGCAAGGGCACCTCGCCCGACAAGGCCTGGTCGACCGCGAAGAAGAACGTGGAGAACGCGACCGGCTGA
- a CDS encoding carbohydrate ABC transporter permease — MTLTATAKPVSPQPGARPSAAYRTWRTLSPYAYIAPFFTLFAAFGLFPLIYTAFVSLYRVELQTPGEMEWRGLGNYTALFGDEIFWTALGNTFTIGVLSTVPQLVMALGLAHLLNYRLRGRTFLRTAMLLPYATSVAAATLVFAQLFGRDFGLINYVLGLVGFGPVDWQAGTVSSQIAVSTIVIWRWTGYNALIYLAGMQSIPSELYEAAEMDGASRWRQFIHVTLPGLRPTILFTVVVSTIGATQLFGEPLLFEGSISGGISHQYQTLGLYMYEQGWGFFHLGRAAAIAWVMFLLILVLVGVNALIAHRRSRKEAGR, encoded by the coding sequence GTGACCCTCACCGCCACCGCGAAGCCGGTCTCCCCGCAGCCAGGGGCCCGGCCGTCGGCCGCGTACCGGACCTGGCGCACGCTCTCGCCGTACGCCTATATCGCCCCGTTCTTCACCCTGTTCGCCGCCTTCGGGCTCTTCCCGCTGATCTACACGGCCTTCGTCTCGCTCTACCGGGTCGAGCTGCAGACGCCGGGCGAGATGGAGTGGCGGGGCCTTGGCAACTACACCGCGCTCTTCGGCGACGAGATCTTCTGGACCGCGCTGGGCAACACCTTCACGATCGGGGTGCTGTCCACCGTCCCGCAGCTGGTGATGGCGCTCGGGCTGGCCCATCTGCTCAACTACCGGCTGCGCGGCCGGACTTTCCTGCGTACGGCGATGCTGCTGCCTTACGCGACCTCGGTCGCCGCCGCGACGCTGGTCTTCGCGCAGCTCTTCGGCCGGGACTTCGGGCTGATCAACTATGTGCTGGGGCTTGTCGGTTTCGGTCCGGTGGACTGGCAGGCCGGCACGGTCTCCTCGCAGATCGCCGTATCGACCATCGTCATCTGGCGCTGGACCGGATACAACGCGCTGATCTATCTGGCGGGCATGCAGTCCATTCCGAGCGAGCTGTACGAGGCCGCCGAGATGGACGGGGCCTCGCGCTGGCGGCAGTTCATCCATGTCACGCTGCCGGGACTGCGTCCCACGATCCTGTTCACGGTCGTCGTCTCGACGATCGGCGCAACGCAGCTCTTCGGTGAACCGCTGCTGTTCGAGGGCTCCATCTCCGGCGGCATCTCGCACCAGTACCAGACGCTCGGCCTTTATATGTACGAACAGGGCTGGGGCTTCTTCCATCTGGGCCGGGCCGCCGCCATCGCCTGGGTGATGTTCCTGCTGATCCTGGTGCTGGTCGGGGTCAACGCCCTGATCGCGCACCGCCGTTCCCGCAAGGAGGCCGGCCGATGA
- a CDS encoding carbohydrate ABC transporter permease, which produces MTALADPPTKPPAAAPRPQSTRRRRSRAGRTMQGGKLAYAILIVAVLISAFPFYWTIVAASRSNADLAKVPPTLLPGSNLIRNFEAVMEEADIGKALLNSFIVSGSITIGTVLCCTLAGFAFAKLRFRGRGALLAITVGTMMIPPQLGVIPLFMLIAELQWVNQLQAVILPGLVSAFGVFFMRQYLVQSLPDELIEAARVDGASTARIFWSIVVPIARPGMAVLGMLTFMAAWNDFFWPIVALSSQEPTVQVALRQLGGGYVHDQSVIMAGTLLGTLPVLLVFGLLGRQIVGGIMQGAVKG; this is translated from the coding sequence ATGACCGCGCTCGCCGACCCGCCCACGAAACCGCCTGCCGCGGCCCCACGACCTCAGTCCACGCGCCGGCGGAGGAGCCGGGCGGGCCGCACGATGCAGGGCGGCAAACTGGCGTACGCGATCCTGATCGTCGCCGTCCTGATCTCGGCGTTCCCGTTCTACTGGACCATCGTCGCCGCCAGCCGCTCCAACGCCGATCTGGCGAAGGTGCCGCCGACGCTGCTGCCCGGGTCGAATCTGATCCGCAACTTCGAGGCGGTGATGGAGGAGGCCGATATCGGCAAGGCCCTCCTCAACTCCTTCATCGTCTCCGGCTCGATCACGATCGGCACAGTGCTGTGCTGCACGCTCGCCGGTTTCGCCTTCGCCAAGCTGCGCTTCCGTGGCCGCGGCGCGCTGCTGGCGATCACGGTGGGGACGATGATGATCCCGCCGCAGCTCGGTGTGATCCCGCTGTTCATGCTGATCGCCGAATTGCAGTGGGTGAATCAGCTGCAGGCCGTGATCCTGCCCGGCCTCGTCTCCGCCTTCGGCGTGTTCTTCATGCGGCAGTACCTGGTGCAGTCGCTGCCGGACGAGCTGATCGAGGCGGCCCGGGTCGACGGTGCGTCCACCGCGCGGATCTTCTGGTCGATCGTGGTGCCCATCGCCCGGCCCGGTATGGCCGTGCTCGGCATGCTGACCTTCATGGCCGCGTGGAACGACTTCTTCTGGCCGATCGTCGCGCTCTCCTCGCAGGAGCCGACCGTGCAGGTGGCGCTGCGCCAGCTGGGCGGCGGCTATGTCCACGACCAGTCCGTGATCATGGCCGGCACGCTGCTCGGCACTCTTCCCGTGCTGCTGGTCTTCGGGCTGCTCGGCCGGCAGATCGTCGGCGGCATCATGCAGGGCGCCGTCAAGGGCTGA
- a CDS encoding GH1 family beta-glucosidase, giving the protein MTAVDARPETTTELRFPAGFRWGTATAAYQIEGAATEDGRTPSIWDTFCRTPGKVRNGDSGDIAADHYHRMREDVALMKQLGVTDYRFSVAWPRVQPTGRGPAVQKGLDFYRRLTDELLEAGIRPVATLYHWDLPQELEDAGGWPQRETARRFGDYAGIMADALGDRVATWTTLNEPWCAAFLGYGSGVHAPGRTSASASLRAAHYFNLAHGLAAQVLHTALPSTSEISLTLNLHAVRPLTDSAADLDAARRIDAVGNRIFLDPVFHGRIPEDLVRDTAAVTDWAFVHDGDLEVISTPIDSLGINYYSPTVVGAGSSDSPSPWAGAEEHVRFLPAPGPRTAMDWPVDADGLYELLTRLRDDLPGVPLVITENGAAYDDYADPSGEVHDPERVEYLRAHLSAVHRAIGAGADVRGYFLWSLLDNFEWAYGYSKRFGIVHVDFATQRRTVKDSARWYGDVIARGGLTG; this is encoded by the coding sequence ATGACCGCTGTCGACGCACGCCCCGAGACGACGACGGAGCTCCGGTTCCCGGCCGGTTTCCGCTGGGGCACCGCCACCGCCGCGTACCAGATCGAGGGCGCCGCCACCGAGGACGGCCGTACGCCGTCCATCTGGGACACCTTCTGCCGCACGCCTGGCAAGGTCCGCAACGGTGACTCCGGCGACATCGCCGCCGACCACTACCACCGGATGCGCGAGGACGTCGCGCTGATGAAGCAGCTGGGCGTCACCGACTACAGGTTCTCCGTCGCCTGGCCGCGGGTGCAGCCGACCGGGCGCGGTCCCGCCGTACAGAAGGGGCTGGACTTCTACCGCCGGCTCACCGACGAACTCCTCGAGGCGGGTATCCGGCCGGTCGCCACGCTCTACCACTGGGATCTGCCGCAGGAGTTGGAGGACGCGGGCGGCTGGCCGCAGCGCGAGACCGCCCGGCGGTTCGGCGACTACGCCGGGATCATGGCGGATGCGCTCGGTGACCGGGTGGCGACCTGGACCACCCTGAACGAGCCGTGGTGTGCGGCGTTTCTCGGGTACGGCTCCGGGGTGCACGCGCCGGGGCGCACCAGCGCGAGTGCCTCGCTGCGCGCAGCCCACTACTTCAACCTGGCGCATGGCCTGGCGGCTCAAGTGCTGCACACCGCCCTGCCCTCGACGTCCGAGATCTCGCTGACGCTCAATCTGCACGCGGTGCGTCCGCTCACCGACTCCGCGGCCGACCTCGATGCCGCGCGCCGGATCGACGCCGTCGGGAACCGGATCTTCCTCGATCCGGTGTTCCACGGCCGGATTCCGGAAGATCTGGTCCGTGACACGGCCGCGGTGACCGACTGGGCCTTCGTCCACGACGGCGATCTGGAGGTGATCTCCACGCCGATCGACTCGCTGGGCATCAACTACTACTCCCCCACCGTCGTCGGCGCCGGCTCGTCGGACTCGCCGTCGCCGTGGGCCGGTGCGGAGGAGCATGTGCGCTTCCTGCCCGCGCCTGGGCCGCGCACAGCGATGGACTGGCCGGTCGACGCCGACGGTCTGTACGAGCTGCTGACCCGGCTGCGCGACGACCTGCCGGGCGTGCCGCTGGTGATCACCGAGAACGGGGCCGCGTACGACGACTACGCCGACCCGTCCGGCGAGGTCCACGACCCGGAGCGGGTGGAGTATCTGCGGGCCCATCTCTCGGCGGTACACCGGGCGATCGGGGCCGGCGCGGATGTGCGTGGCTACTTCCTGTGGTCGCTGCTCGACAACTTCGAGTGGGCGTACGGCTACAGCAAGCGGTTCGGCATCGTCCACGTCGACTTCGCGACCCAGCGCCGTACCGTCAAGGACAGCGCCCGCTGGTACGGGGACGTCATCGCACGGGGCGGTCTGACCGGCTGA
- a CDS encoding oxygenase MpaB family protein encodes MTGPAADPVPPPPGGVLWTLAGDIRGLLMLPAALTLQVAHPAVGAGVDEHSVFRTDPWGRGERSLRSLQLWVYGGDAAAEEGRRLRELHKTIQGTDAHGRRYHALDPAYYSWVHATGFPVYQHALRYLARPLTEAQERKLYAEWLQVGRVLGIHDRDMPQTIEEFWPYYRKVLADELEATVVVRELIATDPAMPPPDRGPLVLRVLLRTAWPVLLPAFARFRRFMTIGLMPPDAREAIGLEWTDEQERRLRRFARVVRAVVPVLPERLRYLPLAREARRAARISRSDRPVR; translated from the coding sequence ATGACCGGGCCCGCGGCTGATCCCGTACCACCACCGCCCGGCGGAGTGCTCTGGACCCTCGCCGGTGACATCCGCGGTCTGCTGATGCTGCCTGCCGCCCTCACCCTCCAGGTCGCCCACCCCGCCGTCGGCGCCGGCGTCGACGAGCACTCCGTCTTCCGCACCGACCCCTGGGGCCGCGGCGAGCGTTCGCTGCGCTCGCTCCAGCTGTGGGTGTACGGGGGCGATGCGGCGGCCGAGGAGGGGCGCAGGCTCCGGGAGCTGCACAAGACCATCCAGGGCACGGACGCCCACGGCCGCAGGTACCACGCGCTCGATCCGGCCTACTACTCCTGGGTCCACGCCACCGGCTTCCCGGTCTACCAGCACGCGCTGCGCTATCTGGCGCGCCCGCTCACCGAGGCCCAGGAGCGCAAGCTCTACGCCGAGTGGCTCCAGGTCGGGCGGGTCCTCGGCATCCACGACCGGGACATGCCCCAGACGATCGAGGAGTTCTGGCCGTACTACCGCAAGGTGCTCGCCGACGAACTGGAGGCGACCGTCGTCGTACGCGAACTGATCGCCACCGACCCGGCGATGCCGCCGCCCGACCGCGGGCCGCTGGTGCTCAGAGTGCTGCTCAGGACGGCGTGGCCGGTGCTGCTGCCCGCGTTCGCCCGCTTCCGCCGCTTCATGACCATCGGGCTGATGCCGCCCGACGCGCGCGAGGCGATCGGCCTGGAGTGGACGGACGAGCAGGAGCGCAGACTGCGCAGATTCGCCCGGGTCGTACGGGCCGTGGTTCCCGTACTCCCCGAGCGACTGCGGTACCTCCCGCTGGCGCGCGAGGCGCGGCGGGCCGCCCGGATCAGCCGGTCAGACCGCCCCGTGCGATGA
- the sph gene encoding sphingomyelin phosphodiesterase, which translates to MPHSALRRIPGAALSTALAAAVLTGTAPTASAAPAAATPSLRVLTYNAFLFSKTLYPNWGQDHRAAAIPATSFFQGNDVVVIQEAFDNSSSGALMQKAAAQYPYQTPVMGRSKDGWDATGGSYSATTPEDGGVTVLSKWPIVRKEQFVYKDACGADWWSNKGFVYAVLNVNGAKVHVVGTHAQSTDSGCGAGEAAQMRSRQFKAIDAFLDGKNIPASEQVLVAGDFNVDSRTPEYATMLADAGLAGADARTGHPYSFDTEQNSIASDRYPDDPIEDLDYVLHRAGHAKPAGWTNEVIKEQSAPWTVSSWGTSYTYTNLSDHYPVVASGQ; encoded by the coding sequence GTGCCGCACTCCGCGCTCCGCCGTATCCCTGGCGCAGCTCTTTCCACCGCGCTCGCCGCGGCCGTCCTCACCGGGACGGCTCCGACAGCTTCCGCCGCCCCGGCGGCCGCGACGCCGTCCCTGAGGGTGCTGACGTACAACGCCTTCCTCTTCAGCAAGACGCTGTACCCCAACTGGGGCCAGGACCACCGGGCCGCGGCGATCCCCGCGACCTCGTTCTTCCAGGGCAATGACGTCGTCGTGATCCAGGAGGCCTTCGACAACTCCTCGTCGGGCGCGCTGATGCAGAAGGCCGCCGCCCAGTACCCGTACCAGACCCCGGTGATGGGGCGGAGCAAGGACGGCTGGGACGCGACCGGCGGGTCGTACTCGGCCACCACGCCCGAGGACGGCGGGGTCACGGTGCTCAGCAAGTGGCCGATCGTCCGCAAGGAACAGTTCGTCTACAAGGACGCCTGCGGGGCGGACTGGTGGTCCAACAAGGGCTTCGTCTATGCCGTGTTGAACGTCAACGGCGCGAAGGTGCATGTGGTGGGTACGCACGCGCAGTCCACCGACTCCGGCTGCGGCGCGGGCGAGGCGGCGCAGATGCGCAGCCGCCAGTTCAAGGCGATCGACGCCTTCCTGGACGGCAAGAACATCCCGGCCTCCGAACAGGTGCTGGTAGCGGGCGACTTCAACGTCGACTCGCGGACGCCGGAGTACGCCACGATGCTCGCCGACGCGGGTCTCGCGGGTGCGGACGCCCGCACCGGACACCCGTACTCCTTCGACACCGAGCAGAACTCGATCGCGTCCGATCGCTACCCGGACGACCCGATCGAGGACCTCGACTACGTCCTGCACCGCGCCGGGCACGCGAAGCCGGCCGGCTGGACCAATGAAGTGATCAAGGAGCAGAGCGCGCCCTGGACGGTCTCCAGCTGGGGCACGAGCTACACGTACACCAACCTCTCCGACCACTACCCCGTCGTCGCGTCCGGACAGTAG
- a CDS encoding cation diffusion facilitator family transporter has translation MTGHGHVHGHHHHHAHERVDAALEGSAQGLRTLWFSFGVLAATTAVQAVIAAVSGSVALLGDTVHNAADALTALPLALAFVLGRRAATRRYTYGFGRAEDLAGVFVVLVIAASAVFAGYEALRRLFEPQEVSHLAAVAAAGLVGFAGNEWVAVARIRTGRRIGSAALVADGLHARSDGFTSLAVLLGAGGAALGWRWADPLIGLAITGAIALVLRGAAREIWHRLMDAVDPALVDQAEHALCHVEGVRAVGDVRMRWLGHDLRAETSIAVDPALTVAQAHAVALAAEHVLLRRVRRLTAATVQIHP, from the coding sequence ATGACCGGTCACGGGCACGTTCATGGTCACCACCATCACCACGCTCATGAGCGCGTCGACGCCGCCCTCGAAGGGTCGGCGCAGGGGCTGCGGACGCTGTGGTTCTCCTTCGGCGTGCTCGCCGCCACGACAGCCGTCCAGGCGGTGATCGCGGCCGTGTCGGGGTCGGTGGCGCTGCTCGGCGACACCGTCCACAACGCCGCCGACGCGCTCACCGCGCTGCCGCTCGCCCTCGCCTTCGTCCTCGGCCGGCGGGCCGCCACCCGCCGCTACACCTACGGCTTCGGGCGGGCGGAGGATCTGGCGGGCGTTTTCGTGGTGCTGGTGATCGCCGCGTCCGCGGTCTTTGCCGGCTACGAGGCGCTGCGGCGGCTGTTCGAGCCGCAGGAGGTCAGCCATCTGGCGGCAGTGGCCGCGGCCGGTCTGGTGGGATTCGCCGGCAACGAGTGGGTGGCAGTGGCCCGGATCCGCACTGGCCGCAGGATCGGATCGGCCGCGCTGGTCGCTGACGGACTGCACGCCCGCAGTGACGGATTCACCTCTCTGGCCGTATTGCTGGGCGCGGGCGGAGCTGCACTCGGATGGCGGTGGGCCGATCCGCTGATCGGGCTCGCGATCACGGGGGCGATCGCGCTGGTGCTGCGCGGGGCGGCGCGCGAGATCTGGCACCGGCTGATGGACGCGGTGGACCCGGCGCTGGTCGACCAGGCCGAGCACGCGCTCTGTCATGTCGAGGGCGTACGGGCCGTGGGGGACGTACGAATGCGCTGGCTCGGGCACGATCTGCGGGCCGAGACGTCGATCGCGGTCGACCCCGCGCTGACGGTGGCGCAGGCGCACGCCGTGGCGCTTGCCGCGGAACACGTGCTGCTGCGCAGGGTCCGCCGGCTCACCGCGGCCACCGTCCAGATCCATCCCTGA